In Cuculus canorus isolate bCucCan1 chromosome 8, bCucCan1.pri, whole genome shotgun sequence, a single genomic region encodes these proteins:
- the LHX4 gene encoding LOW QUALITY PROTEIN: LIM/homeobox protein Lhx4 (The sequence of the model RefSeq protein was modified relative to this genomic sequence to represent the inferred CDS: inserted 1 base in 1 codon; deleted 2 bases in 1 codon), with translation MMQSSALAAEGAVKGLPEILGVPVQQIPQCAGCNQHILDKFILKVLDRHWHSSCLKCADCQMQLADRCFSRAGSVYCKEDFFKRFGTKCTACQQGIPPTQVVRKAQDFVYHLHCFACIICSRQLATGDEFYLMEDGRLVCKEDYETAKQNGRQPSRAVGQDGTPRGARWSXPGGPAEGSGVAGFGVFPQQAVVWGCSRCCSGLVLAPSLADDSEAGAKRPRTTITAKQLETLKNAYKNSPKPARHVREQLSSETGLDMRVVQVWFQNRRAKEKRLKKDAGRHRWGQFYKSVKRSRGSSKLEKESSAEDCGVSDSELSFREDQILSELGHTNRVYGTVGDVAGGQLLNGSFPMEGTGHSYQDLRDGSPYGLPQSPSSISSLPSHPPLLNGLDYAMDGNLGLVAHGAQGVSQTLRAMAGGGPNSDISTGSSVGYPDFPTSPASWLDDMDHPPF, from the exons ATGATGCAAAGCTCCGCGCTCGCTGCCGAAGGGGCTGTCAAGGGGCTTCCCGAGATCCTCGGTGTGCCGGTGCAAC AGATCCCCCAGTGCGCCGGCTGCAACCAGCACATCCTGGACAAGTTCATCCTCAAGGTCCTGGACCggcactggcacagctcctgcctcaAGTGTGCCGACTGCCAGATGCAGCTGGCCGACCGCTGCTTCTCCCGGGCCGGCAGCGTCTACTGCAAGGAGGACTTCTTCAA GCGTTTCGGGACCAAATGCACGGCGTGCCAGCAGGGCATCCCCCCCACCCAGGTGGTCCGCAAAGCCCAGGACTTCGTCTACCACCTCCACTGCTTCGCCTGCATCATCTGCAGCCGGCAGCTGGCCACGGGCGATGAGTTCTACCTGATGGAGGACGGGCGCTTGGTCTGCAAGGAGGACTACGAGACGGCCAAGCAGAACGGTAGGCAacccagcagggctgtggggcaggacgGCACGCCGAGGGGTGCCCGTTGGT CACCAGGAGGACCCGCTGAGGGCTCTGGGGtggctggttttggggtttttccccAGCAGGCAGTGGTTTGGGGTTGCTCACGCTGCTGCTCT GGGCTGGTACTGGCTCCTTCGCTTGCAGACGACTCCGAGGCGGGTGCTAAGCGGCCCAGGACCACCATCACGGCCAAGCAGCTGGAGACGCTGAAGAATGCCTACAAAAACTCCCCCAAGCCCGCCCGGCACGTGCGGGAGCAGCTCTCCTCCGAGACGGGGCTCGACATGAGGGTGGTGCAG GTGTGGTTCCAGAACCGCAGAGCCaaggagaagaggctgaagaaGGATGCGGGGCGGCATCGCTGGGGCCAGTTTTACAAGAGCGTCAAGCGGAGCCGCGGGAGCagcaagctggagaaggagagctCGGCCGAGGACTGCGGCGTCAGCGACAGCGAGCTCAGCTTCCGCG AAGACCAGATCCTCTCCGAGCTCGGCCACACCAACAGGGTTTACGGCACCGTGGGGGACGTGGCGGGCGGACAATTGCTGAACGGCAGCTTCCCCATGGAGGGGACGGGACATTCGTACCAGGACTTGCGGGACGGCAGTCCCTACGGCCTCCCCCAGTCGCCGTCCTCCATCTCCTCGCTGCCGTCCCACCCGCCCTTGCTCAACGGGCTGGACTACGCCATGGATGGCAACCTGGGGCTGGTGGCCCACGGGGCGCAGGGGGTGAGCCAGACGCTGCGGGCCATGGCCGGGGGGGGCCCCAACTCCGACATCTCCACGGGGAGCAGCGTTGGGTACCCAGACTTTCCCACCAGCCCGGCCTCTTGGCTGGACGACATGGATCACCCCCCTTTCTAA